A genomic window from Corvus hawaiiensis isolate bCorHaw1 chromosome 29, bCorHaw1.pri.cur, whole genome shotgun sequence includes:
- the ADAR gene encoding double-stranded RNA-specific adenosine deaminase, translated as MIRGAGRGRGSYLTQSRHNCPSTNRGFFNHPRTSQETNQETFLHQQFLTEQDAEVSVLQGRGSHKESRTRGRRAAAPAPADRCQPSFSRAGGSRFSSQHPWVETSPRYCPPQYHRQENSRRDSDAVRLNFQRLSLAGQDYEQEILTVFRQLGEGRTCTANDLARKLKTHKKEVNRVLYKLLREGKLHKGEETPPLWRVASLSSGRERSPADCSASCTDLACESRGGERSTLGSGDPDMAETKEKICNYLFSVVETTALNLAKNIGFSRAKDVNAFLSALEKLGDVHKQNATPPRWSLTDRKRKRMQMRLKASTVMQMADPKPPESGLPSSFVPPCPQEMTAASPAVMASEEESVVNGQQLLGQACQGNVNDTEADASEDTKLEFSSLSNYDNSENSKWTTDDIPDNLNAINKQPDKSESIMNSQASPSYAAQFETFPCTPVEKLIACREKNPVSGLTEYSQYTYQHCDFIMLEQNGPSHEPRFKFQAVINGRRFPPAEAGSKKLAKQEAAANAMKVLMSEAENGRHGGIKCEEQFPSDSSEPELPLQLEPELPSAAAHLSLLPGKHPISILMEYGQKSGNIIEFQLLSQEGPPHDPRFSYCVKMGDQIFPAVVGNSKKGAKQMAAEVAVKILSGESVPHVSPEQPAVKPHSDQSMHNIGTPDESKVVKTKGVGELIKYLNVNPVSGLLEYARSNGFAAEFKLIDQSGPPHDPKFVYQAKVGGRWFPAVTAHNKKQGKQEAADAALRVLIGESEKTEHMEGMNTTELPVSGSTLHDQMAMLSHQRFNSLTARIQHSLLGRKILAAVIMRRGNTGLGVVVSIGTGNRCVKGEELSLKGETVNDCHAEIISRRGFVRFLYSELMKYDPSNPSSAEESIFEQAGGKKLKIKSSVTFHLYISTAPCGDGALFDKSCSDQANEMGQPQHQPLFENPKQGKLRTKVENGEGTIPVESSDIVPTWDGIQHGERLRTMSCSDKILRWNILGLQGALLSHFLEPVYLRSVTLGYLYSQGHLTRAICCRMERDGNTLKEKLQAPYHINHPEVGRVSVYDSARQTGKTKESSVNWCLADESEVEVLDGTKGKVDGVKLEVSRVSKRKMFTLFQQLCAKNNRKDLLSFSVYSDAKEAATAYQAAKQCFFSTLEELGYGSWIRKPQEEDSFSVPDA; from the exons ATGATTAGAGGCGCTGGGCGAGGCAGAGGCTCGTATCTTACCCAGTCAAGACATAACTGCCCCAGCACTAATCGAGGTTTTTTTAACCACCCTCGTACCTCACAAGAAACTAATCAGGAAACCTTTTTACACCAGCAGTTCCTAACAGAGCAGGACGCTGAAGTCTCTGTGTTGCAGGGGCGGGGATCACACAAGGAGTCGCGCACCAGAGGCAGGCGAGCTGCGGCACCGGCTCCTGCAGACAGATGTCAGCCCAGcttcagcagggctggagggagtAGGTTCTCCAGCCAGCATCCGTGGGTTGAGACTTCGCCTCGGTATTGCCCTCCACAGTACCATCGTCAGGAGAACTCAAGGAGAGATTCTGATGCTGTGAGGCTGAATTTCCAAAGACTGTCTCTTGCTGGGCAGGACTATGAACAAGAAATTCTGACTGTTTTCAGGCAGCTTGGGGAGGGGAGGACTTGCACGGCTAATGATCTCGCACGTAAACTTAAAACTCACAAGAAAGAGGTCAACCGTGTTTTGTATAAACTCCTCAGAGAAGGCAAGTTGCACAAAGGGGAAGAGACACCGCCGCTGTGGAGAGTTGCCAGCCTCAGCTCAGGGAGAGAAAGAAGCCCTGCTGACTGCAGTGCCAGTTGCACAGATCTGGCttgtgagagcagaggaggtgaGCGGAGCACGCTTGGCTCAGGAGACCCAGACATGGCTGAGACAAAGGAGAAAATCTGCAACTACTTGTTCAGTGTGGTGGAAACGACGGCACTCAATCTTGCCAAAAACATTGGGTTTTCAAGGGCCAAGGACGTTAACGCGTTTCTTAGCGctctggaaaagctgggagaTGTCCACAAGCAGAACGCAACTCCACCACGATGGTCCCTGACAGACAGGAAACGCAAGAGGATGCAGATGAGGCTGAAGGCCAGCACAGTAATGCAGATGGCAGATCCCAAACCTCCTGAGTCGGgtcttccctcttcctttgtccctccatgtccccaggaGATGACTGCAGCTTCACCAGCAGTGATGGCATCAGAAGAAGAAAGTGTAGTCAATGGGCAGCAGCTTTTGGGGCAAGCTTGTCAGGGAAATGTCAATGACACAGAAGCAGATGCATCTGAGGACACTAAGCTGGAATTCTCCAGTTTGAGTAATTATGATAACTCGGAAAACAGCAAGTGGACCACAGATGATATCCCAGATAATCTGAATGCTATCAACAAGCAGCCTGATAAGTCAGAAAGCATCATGAATTCTCAAGCTTCCCCCAGTTATGCTGCCCAGTTCGAAACTTTTCCATGTACGCCTGTAGAGAAACTGATAGCTTGTCGGGAGAAGAACCCAGTGAGTGGCCTTACTGAATATTCCCAGTACACGTACCAACACTGTGATTTCATCATGCTGGAGCAGAATGGACCCTCTCATGAGCCACG gTTTAAGTTCCAGGCAGTGATTAATGGACGCCGATTcccaccagcagaagcagggagCAAAAAACTGGCTaaacaggaggcagcagctaaTGCAATGAAGGTCCTGATGAGTGAAGCGGAGAACGGAAGGCATGGTGGAATTAAATGTGAAGAGCAGTTTCCCTCTGACAGCTCAGAACCAGAATTG CCTTTGCAGCTGGAGCCAGAGCTGCCATCTGCAGCAGCTCACCTCAGCCTGCTTCCTGGGAAGCACCCTATCAGCATATTAATGGAGTATGGTCAAAAATCAGGGAACATAATTGAattccagctgctctctcaGGAAGGCCCACCTCATGATCCTAG GTTCAGCTACTGTGTGAAAATGGGTGACCaaattttccctgctgtggTAGGAAACAGCAAGAAGGGAGCAAAGCAAATGGCAGCAGAAGTTGCTGTGAAGATTCTTTCTGGAGAGTCTGTACCCCATGTCTCGCCTGAACAG CCTGCTGTGAAGCCCCACAGTGACCAGTCCATGCACAATATTGGCACTCCAGATGAATCCAAGGTGGTGAAAACGAAGGGTGTAGGGGAGCTCATCAAGTATCTTAACGTCAATCCTGTTAGTGGCCTGCTGGAGTATGCCCGTTCCAATGGGTTTGCTGCAGAGTTCAAACTCATTGACCAGTCAGGACCTCCCCATGATCCCAA GTTTGTCTATCAGGCAAAAGTTGGAGGCCGCTGGTTCCCAGCTGTAACTGCACACAACAAAAAGCAGGGcaagcaggaggcagctgatGCAGCGCTCCGAGTCCTCATTGGGGAATCGGAGAAGACTGAGCACATGGAAGGGATGAACACCACTGAG ctccctgtgagcgGCAGCACCCTACACGATCAGATGGCCATGCTGAGCCACCAGCGCTTCAACAGCCTCACTGCCCGCATCCAGCACAGCCTGCTCGGGCGCAAGATCCTGGCTGCCGTCATCATGCGGAGAGGAAACACGGGCTTGGGAGTGGTGGTCAGCATCGGAACGG gtaATCGCTGTGTGAAAGGAGAGGAGCTAAGCTTGAAGGGGGAGACAGTAAATGACTGTCATGCAGAAATCATTTCTCGAAGAGGCTTTGTGAG gtttctttACAGTGAGCTGATGAAGTATGACCCGTCTAATCCTTCCTCTGCGGAAGAGAGCATTTTTGAGCAAGCAGGAGGAAAGAAACTCAAAATAAAGAGCAGTGTTACCTTTCACCTCTACATCAG CACAGCACCATGTGGAGACGGAGCACTCTTTGATAAATCCTGCAGTGATCAGGCAAACGAGATGGGGCAACCCCAGCACCAGCCTCTCTTTGAGAACCCCAAGCAAGGCAAACTGCGGACCAAGGTGGAGAATG GGGAAGGTACCATTCCCGTGGAGTCGAGTGACATTGTGCCCACATGGGACGGGATCCAGCATGGGGAACGGTTACGAACCATGTCCTGCAGTGACAAAATCTTACGCTGGAATATACTTGGCTTGCAAGGGGCATTGCTGTCACACTTCCTGGAGCCAGTTTATCTCCGCTCTGTTACACTCG GTTACTTGTACAGTCAGGGTCACTTGACCCGTGCCATCTGCTGCCGCATGGAGAGGGATGGGAACACGCTGAAGGAAAAGCTCCAGGCTCCATATCACATTAACCATCCTGAG GTCGGGCGAGTCAGCGTGTATGACTCTGCAAGGCAGACGGGCAAGACGAAGGAGTCATCGGTGAATTGGTGTCTTGCTGATGAAAGCGAAGTTGAAGTCTTGGATGGCACCAAAGGGAAAGTAGATGG TGTGAAGCTGGAGGTGTCTCGTGTGTCCAAGAGGAAAATGTTCACCctgttccagcagctctgtgcaaaGAACAACCGCAAAGACCTGCTGAGCTTCTCTGTGTACTCGGATGCCAAAGAGGCAGCCACAGCATACCAGGCAGCCAAGCAGTGCTTCTTCAGCACGCTGGAAGAGCTGGGCTATGGCAGCTGGATTCGCAAACCCCAAGAGGAAGACAGTTTCTCTGTCCCTGATGCGTAA
- the CHRNB2 gene encoding neuronal acetylcholine receptor subunit beta-2, whose protein sequence is MALLRVLCLLAALRRSLGTDTEERLVEYLLDPARYNKLIRPATNGSELVTVQLMVSLAQLISVHEREQIMTTNVWLTQEWEDYRLTWKPEDFDNMKKVRLPSKHIWLPDVVLYNNADGMYEVSFYSNAVISYDGSIFWLPPAIYKSACKIEVKHFPFDQQNCTMKFRSWTYDRTEIDLVLKSEVASLDDFTPSGEWDIVALPGRRNENPDDSTYVDITYDFIIRRKPLFYTINLIIPCILITSLAILVFYLPSDCGEKMTLCISVLLALTVFLLLISKIVPPTSLDVPLVGKYLMFTMVLVTFSIVTSVCVLNVHHRSPTTHTMPPWVRTLFLHKLPALLFMKQPRQNCARQRLRQRRHTQERAAAAALFVQADARTCTCYANPGAAKAEGLNGYRERQGQAPAPAAGCSCGLEEAVDGVRFIADHMRSEDDDQSVSEDWKYVAMVIDRLFLWIFVFVCVFGTVGMFLQPLFQNYTTNSLLQLGQGTPTSK, encoded by the exons ATGGCGCTGCTCCGCGTCCTCTGCCTTCTCGCTGCCCTCAGAC GGAGCCTGGGTACGGATACAGAGGAGCGACTGGTTGAGTATCTGCTGGACCCTGCGCGCTACAACAAGCTGATCCGGCCGGCGACCAATGGCTCTGAGCTGGTGACTGTGCAGCTGATGGTGTCGCTGGCACAGCTCATCAGTGTG CATGAGCGGGAGCAGATCATGACCACGAACGTCTGGCTGACCCAG GAGTGGGAGGACTACCGCCTCACATGGAAGCCTGAGGACTTTGACAACATGAAGAAGGTCCGCCTGCCCTCCAAGCACATCTGGCTACCCGATGTCGTGCTCTACAACAA CGCTGATGGGATGTATGAGGTCTCCTTCTACTCCAACGCGGTGATCTCCTATGATGGCAGCATCTTCTGGCTGCCGCCTGCCATCTACAAGAGCGCATGCAAGATCGAGGTGAAGCACTTCCCCTTTGACCAGCAGAACTGCACCATGAAGTTCCGTTCCTGGACCTACGACCGCACCGAGATAGACCTGGTGCTGAAGAGCGAGGTGGCCAGCCTGGATGACTTCACACCCAGTGGCGAGTGGGACATCGTGGCACTGCCGGGACGGCGCAACGAGAACCCTGATGACTCCACCTATGTGGACATCACGTACGACTTCATCATCCGGCGCAAGCCGCTCTTCTACACCATCAACCTCATCATCCCCTGCATCCTCATTACCTCCCTGGCCATCCTTGTGTTTTACCTCCCGTCTGACTGTGGCGAGAAGATGACACTCTGCATCTCTGTCCTGCTCGCCCTCACCGTCTTTCTCCTGCTCATCTCCAAGATCGTGCCACCCACCTCACTGGACGTACCGCTGGTGGGCAAGTATCTTATGTTCACCATGGTGCTGGTGACCTTCTCCATTGTCACCAGCGTCTGTGTCCTCAACGTGCACCACCGCTCACCCACCACGCACACCATGCCACCCTGGGTCCGCACGCTCTTCCTCCACAAGCTCCCAGCGCTGCTGTTCATGAAGCAGCCGCGGCAGAACTGCGCACGCCAGCGTCTGCGCCAGCGCCGGCACACCCAGGAAcgtgctgccgccgccgctctcTTCGTCCAGGCTGATGCCCGCACCTGCACCTGCTACGCCAACCCTGGTGCTGCCAAGGCCGAGGGGCTCAATGGCTATCGGGAGCGACAGGGGCAGGCACCAGCCCCcgcagctggctgcagctgcgGGCTGGAGGAAGCAGTGGATGGCGTGCGCTTCATTGCTGACCACATGCGCAGTGAGGATGATGATCAGAGT GTAAGCGAGGACTGGAAGTACGTGGCCATGGTCATCGACCGCCTCTTCTTGTGGATCTTCGTCTTCGTCTGTGTCTTTGGCACCGTTGGCATGTTCCTTCAGCCCCTCTTCCAGAACTACACCACcaactccctgctgcagcttggCCAGGGTACCCCCACTTCCAAATAG